Proteins encoded in a region of the Acidobacteriota bacterium genome:
- a CDS encoding tetratricopeptide repeat protein, with protein sequence MIWFAPPPPVPASAQTTSVPAASRTQAATPSVAATGEAYFLFIQGRTLEGRGDVPGAIAAYRKAIALMPQSADVRAELAGLYAREGRAAESITEAESALKADPANREAHRILGFVRSALADNQGGRGASTLEATLVTQAIDHFEKALAGGMRDPGVELSLGRLYVRTAQHTKAIATLQAFLNDQPGYPEGVLLLVESLDATRQFTQAVNLLEPLVRDEPDMVPARARLAEMYERAGRNADAIPHWAELARANPSNAALRTRYATALANGGQIDEARQQLSSLTSEAPRDIDAWYLLSQVESRAGRHDAADAAAKKISDIDPADPRGPLALAEARVARGDHRGAVAILEPVLAALRDQPAGDAYSEVATAFATALQNSDDAGRAVRVLEDARNRAPRDFDLLHALAAAYSRDKNPAAAERTYRELLAADPIDGIALDGLGWAQVQQGRVEDGRAVLERAAAALPTRSVTLDHLAESLFLLKRYREAQAMWDRALAGDRTGINVEDVTGKRDRARTLAGKL encoded by the coding sequence ATGATTTGGTTCGCTCCACCGCCACCCGTTCCCGCGTCGGCGCAGACTACGTCCGTGCCGGCCGCGAGCCGGACTCAGGCCGCGACGCCTTCGGTTGCCGCCACCGGCGAGGCGTATTTCCTGTTCATCCAGGGACGCACGCTTGAAGGGCGGGGCGATGTGCCCGGCGCGATCGCCGCCTATCGAAAAGCCATCGCGCTCATGCCCCAGTCCGCCGACGTGCGCGCAGAACTGGCTGGGTTGTACGCGCGCGAGGGTCGGGCCGCCGAGTCGATCACCGAAGCGGAGAGTGCGCTGAAAGCTGACCCGGCCAATCGCGAGGCGCATCGAATCCTCGGATTCGTGCGGTCGGCGCTGGCTGACAACCAGGGCGGGCGTGGGGCGTCGACGCTTGAGGCCACGCTCGTGACCCAGGCGATCGATCACTTTGAAAAGGCATTGGCGGGAGGCATGCGCGACCCAGGGGTCGAACTGTCACTCGGCCGGTTGTATGTGCGGACCGCGCAGCACACCAAGGCCATCGCGACGCTGCAGGCGTTTCTGAACGACCAGCCGGGATATCCGGAGGGTGTGCTGCTGCTGGTGGAGTCGCTCGACGCCACACGCCAGTTCACGCAGGCCGTGAATCTGCTGGAGCCCCTGGTCAGGGACGAGCCGGACATGGTGCCGGCGCGCGCCAGGCTCGCCGAGATGTACGAACGCGCTGGCCGCAACGCGGACGCCATTCCGCACTGGGCCGAACTGGCGCGGGCCAATCCCAGTAATGCCGCGCTGCGCACCCGATACGCGACGGCCCTGGCCAACGGCGGGCAAATCGATGAGGCGCGGCAGCAGTTGTCGTCGCTCACAAGCGAAGCGCCGCGCGATATCGACGCCTGGTATCTGCTGTCGCAGGTGGAAAGCCGCGCCGGCCGGCACGACGCGGCAGACGCGGCGGCGAAGAAGATCTCCGACATTGACCCGGCCGATCCTCGTGGGCCGCTGGCGCTGGCCGAAGCGCGTGTGGCGCGAGGTGACCACCGAGGTGCGGTGGCCATTCTTGAACCAGTGCTGGCCGCGCTGCGCGATCAGCCGGCCGGCGATGCCTATTCGGAGGTGGCCACGGCGTTCGCCACCGCCCTGCAGAATAGCGACGACGCGGGGCGCGCCGTGCGTGTGCTCGAAGACGCGCGCAACCGTGCGCCGCGCGACTTCGACCTGCTGCACGCACTGGCGGCCGCGTACAGCCGCGACAAGAATCCCGCGGCGGCAGAGCGCACGTACCGGGAACTGCTCGCCGCCGATCCCATCGATGGCATCGCGCTCGACGGGCTGGGATGGGCGCAGGTACAGCAGGGAAGAGTGGAAGACGGACGGGCCGTGCTGGAACGCGCCGCCGCAGCGCTGCCCACCCGCTCTGTGACGCTCGACCATCTCGCCGAGTCGCTGTTCCTGCTCAAGCGCTACCGCGAGGCTCAGGCGATGTGGGATCGCGCGCTCGCCGGCGACCGCACGGGCATTAACGTGGAAGACGTCACGGGCAAACGCGACAGGGCCAGAACGCTGGCAGGCAAACTGTGA
- a CDS encoding glycosyltransferase family 39 protein, producing MGQLRLLLIPAVALLFLGLGANTIWDANEAFYADTPRQMVLSGDYVNPVFNGEARMNKPVLSYWVVAGLYKVFGLSLTVERFGIALGALGILLAAYLCGRAMRSPLAGWLAVLIVVTAPRFVMFSRRIFIDIWVTMFMGLSIGCFLLAEAFPQRRRLWLGLMYAAIGLGVLTKGPVALVFPVATIGAWLLIERRLSDIKRLWIVPGALIVLAINAPWWGAIYAQHGMEPLQAFWLGENFGRYTEPMQPGERDMWFYVPVVIGDLFPWSIFVMAGLVTGAAALWARVRHANVASPDADSGVPAIKRFLMIWVALLVGVFSFSETKQDLYIFPIIPALAALCADAILTGLNRGGARLQAMFVATAALLILGGAGIASLFGFLAPTHHIAGANALGATLVAGGLIVIVMALKERVQAATLALAATMVVANYIFVLASLPAVEAFKPVLPMVQTIQARTRSGAPPVVAHYITSLPSFVYYLERPVEGYFDLPPLIERARTVPEMYILMRPHEYEDFDHAARAQSIDRCIVQRQTLFEAKLKLVLEGVPWPEVYLVGTGTACAPRTPRA from the coding sequence ATGGGGCAACTGCGGCTCCTGCTGATTCCTGCCGTCGCCCTGCTGTTCCTCGGCCTGGGTGCCAATACCATCTGGGACGCGAACGAGGCGTTCTACGCCGACACTCCGCGGCAGATGGTGTTGTCGGGCGACTACGTCAACCCCGTCTTTAACGGCGAAGCCCGGATGAACAAACCCGTGTTGAGCTACTGGGTGGTCGCGGGTCTGTACAAGGTCTTCGGTCTCTCACTGACCGTCGAGCGATTTGGCATCGCCCTCGGTGCGCTCGGCATTCTGCTCGCTGCATACCTCTGCGGTCGCGCGATGCGTTCTCCGCTCGCCGGCTGGCTCGCGGTCCTCATCGTCGTCACGGCGCCACGGTTCGTGATGTTCTCGCGGCGTATCTTCATCGACATCTGGGTGACGATGTTCATGGGATTGAGCATCGGGTGTTTCCTGCTCGCGGAAGCGTTTCCCCAGCGGCGGCGCCTGTGGTTGGGCCTCATGTATGCCGCGATTGGTCTCGGTGTGCTGACCAAGGGGCCTGTGGCGCTGGTCTTTCCTGTCGCCACCATCGGCGCGTGGCTCCTCATCGAACGGCGACTCAGCGACATCAAGCGGCTCTGGATCGTGCCTGGTGCGCTGATTGTGCTGGCCATCAACGCGCCGTGGTGGGGGGCCATCTACGCGCAACACGGGATGGAACCACTTCAAGCATTCTGGCTCGGCGAAAATTTCGGCAGATACACCGAGCCGATGCAGCCGGGCGAACGGGACATGTGGTTTTACGTGCCCGTGGTGATTGGCGATCTGTTCCCGTGGTCGATTTTCGTGATGGCCGGCCTGGTCACCGGCGCCGCAGCATTGTGGGCGCGCGTTCGCCACGCCAATGTCGCGAGCCCGGATGCCGACTCAGGGGTACCCGCCATCAAGCGGTTCCTCATGATCTGGGTGGCGCTGTTGGTTGGGGTGTTCTCGTTCTCCGAGACCAAACAGGATCTGTACATCTTCCCGATCATCCCTGCGCTCGCGGCGCTTTGCGCCGACGCGATTCTCACCGGCCTGAATCGCGGGGGCGCACGCCTGCAGGCAATGTTTGTGGCCACGGCGGCGCTGTTGATCCTGGGCGGTGCCGGCATCGCCTCGCTGTTCGGGTTTCTGGCGCCCACGCACCACATCGCCGGCGCGAATGCACTCGGCGCGACGCTCGTCGCCGGCGGCCTGATCGTGATCGTCATGGCCTTGAAGGAGCGGGTGCAGGCGGCCACCCTGGCCCTGGCCGCAACGATGGTGGTGGCCAACTACATCTTCGTGCTCGCGTCGCTGCCTGCGGTTGAGGCGTTCAAGCCTGTGCTCCCGATGGTACAGACGATTCAAGCGCGTACGCGCTCGGGCGCGCCTCCCGTGGTGGCGCACTACATCACGTCACTGCCGAGTTTCGTGTACTACCTGGAACGTCCGGTCGAAGGGTACTTTGATCTGCCGCCGCTGATAGAGCGCGCGCGCACCGTGCCCGAGATGTACATCCTCATGCGACCGCATGAGTACGAGGACTTCGATCACGCCGCCCGCGCGCAGTCGATCGACCGCTGCATCGTCCAGCGCCAGACATTGTTCGAGGCGAAGCTGAAACTCGTGCTCGAAGGCGTCCCGTGGCCCGAGGTGTATCTCGTCGGAACGGGGACGGCATGCGCCCCGCGCACGCCTCGCGCGTAA
- a CDS encoding bifunctional hydroxymethylpyrimidine kinase/phosphomethylpyrimidine kinase: MTSLASVFDLLPGTTVAVIGDVMLDHFLIGRVDRISPEAPVPVVRFLREEYRLGGAANVAANVRALEGVPVLVGCVGADEASAGLRHALRERGIADDRLVVDETRPTTRKVRVVTTRNQQVVRLDYEDDAELAHATDQALRAAASQAAIGAKAIVLSDYRKGVITPGVIAAAVAAAAGAPVVVDPKVPDATRYIGVTLLTPNHHEAELMTGTRIITSDDARQAARALHETTHASVLITWGEHGMWLLDASGPSMVELAIPATAREVSDVTGAGDTVVATLALALACGASLSDAARLANHAAGIVVGRFGAATVGRDELLRAL; encoded by the coding sequence ATGACCTCACTCGCGTCCGTGTTTGACCTGTTGCCGGGAACGACCGTCGCCGTCATCGGCGATGTGATGCTCGACCATTTCCTGATTGGCCGCGTCGATCGGATTTCGCCGGAGGCGCCCGTCCCTGTCGTGAGATTCCTGCGCGAGGAGTACCGGCTTGGCGGCGCGGCCAACGTGGCCGCCAACGTCCGGGCGCTCGAGGGTGTTCCGGTGCTCGTCGGCTGTGTGGGCGCGGACGAGGCCTCGGCCGGACTGCGCCACGCGCTGCGTGAACGCGGCATCGCCGACGACCGCCTCGTCGTCGACGAGACCCGCCCCACAACACGCAAAGTGCGGGTCGTCACGACGCGCAATCAGCAGGTGGTTCGCCTGGACTACGAGGATGATGCCGAACTGGCGCACGCCACTGACCAGGCCTTGCGCGCGGCGGCCAGCCAGGCGGCGATCGGGGCGAAGGCGATTGTGCTCTCGGACTATCGCAAGGGCGTCATCACACCGGGGGTGATCGCCGCAGCCGTGGCTGCGGCGGCGGGCGCGCCCGTCGTGGTGGACCCCAAAGTGCCTGATGCCACCCGGTATATCGGCGTCACGTTGCTGACGCCCAACCATCACGAGGCGGAACTGATGACGGGCACCCGCATCATCACGTCAGACGACGCGCGGCAGGCGGCGCGAGCGCTCCACGAGACCACACATGCGAGCGTGCTCATCACCTGGGGCGAACACGGTATGTGGCTGCTGGATGCGTCGGGGCCGTCGATGGTGGAACTGGCCATCCCGGCCACCGCTCGCGAAGTCTCCGACGTCACGGGCGCGGGCGACACGGTCGTGGCGACGCTCGCCCTTGCGCTCGCTTGTGGCGCGTCACTCAGTGACGCGGCCCGGCTCGCGAATCACGCGGCGGGCATTGTAGTGGGGCGCTTCGGAGCCGCGACGGTAGGACGCGACGAACTCCTTCGCGCGCTGTAA
- a CDS encoding Trm112 family protein, with translation MALDPALLEILVCPECKTPVRLVKDGAGLQCGTCRRIYPVKDDIPVMLVDEAEAPAPGR, from the coding sequence ATGGCCCTTGACCCCGCGCTGCTTGAAATCCTGGTCTGCCCTGAATGCAAGACCCCCGTCCGACTGGTGAAGGACGGCGCCGGGTTGCAATGCGGCACCTGCCGCCGGATCTACCCGGTCAAGGACGACATTCCCGTCATGCTGGTGGATGAGGCGGAGGCGCCCGCCCCCGGCCGTTGA
- a CDS encoding glycosyltransferase family 9 protein, protein MTILLIRLRLIGDVVFTTPAIRALRSQYPDARLLYLVESSAAPVVAHNPHLSDVISVPHSRGWTRIKDDLRLARRLRAERCDLVIDFHGGPRSAWLARASGAPRRVGYDIQGRAWMYTDVVHRPPGLHPRHSVENQWDLLAAVDAAFADGADRTANRVEMMTTPAARNSMDARLAALGIGAPSSNTSLIVLHVSAGNPFRRWPETAFADVAAGLVRQSSGRRVLVTAGPSDRAAVQRVISMAQSRAGDDAARIIDAQDFSLEALRTVLDRSALFIGGDSGPLHIAATSDVPIVGLYGPTLPERSAPWRPPHLATASVDAGELPCRPCDQRVCAPGDFRCLTTISGEAVLAAAERLLENGR, encoded by the coding sequence TTGACCATTCTCCTCATCAGGCTTCGGCTCATCGGTGACGTGGTCTTCACGACACCGGCGATTCGCGCCCTTCGCTCGCAGTATCCCGACGCCCGGCTCCTCTATCTCGTGGAGTCTTCGGCGGCGCCGGTGGTGGCGCACAACCCTCACTTGTCGGACGTCATCAGCGTCCCCCACTCGCGCGGGTGGACACGCATCAAGGACGACCTCCGCCTGGCACGGCGCCTGCGCGCCGAGCGATGTGATCTGGTCATTGATTTTCACGGTGGGCCCCGGAGTGCGTGGCTCGCCAGGGCCTCTGGGGCCCCGCGCCGCGTGGGATACGACATTCAGGGACGCGCATGGATGTACACCGACGTGGTGCATCGGCCGCCCGGCCTGCACCCGCGTCACTCCGTTGAGAACCAGTGGGACCTGCTGGCTGCCGTCGACGCCGCGTTTGCGGACGGGGCGGACCGCACTGCGAACCGGGTCGAGATGATGACGACGCCTGCGGCGCGGAACTCGATGGACGCGCGCCTTGCGGCACTTGGCATCGGCGCCCCCTCGAGCAACACCTCGCTCATCGTCCTGCACGTCAGCGCGGGCAATCCATTTCGGCGATGGCCAGAAACGGCATTTGCCGACGTGGCCGCCGGACTAGTGCGACAATCATCGGGCCGTCGGGTGCTCGTCACCGCGGGTCCGTCCGACAGGGCGGCGGTGCAACGGGTGATCTCAATGGCACAGAGCCGGGCAGGCGACGACGCCGCGCGAATCATCGACGCGCAGGACTTTTCACTGGAGGCCCTGCGGACGGTGCTGGATCGAAGCGCGCTGTTTATCGGGGGTGACAGCGGACCTCTGCACATTGCGGCCACGTCCGACGTGCCGATTGTGGGACTCTATGGGCCGACGCTGCCCGAGCGTTCGGCGCCCTGGCGCCCACCGCACCTGGCGACCGCTTCGGTGGACGCGGGCGAGTTGCCGTGCCGGCCGTGCGACCAACGCGTGTGTGCCCCGGGCGATTTCCGGTGCCTGACGACGATTTCGGGAGAGGCCGTATTGGCCGCCGCAGAGAGGCTGCTGGAGAACGGGCGATGA
- a CDS encoding O-antigen ligase family protein, with the protein MMTTPDSGLHRAGFVLVAFSLAMTPLGLFYAQAGLYAAVVLWLVVTARNGRWRDLPAFTRPLVAYGVWTFVSAAASVNPMASFADTKQLLLFLMVPAVATFARGSRATRVVDSIIAAGSGAALYGIVQYSLLGYDTLENRAVGFLGHWMTFSGVLMLITGAALARLLYAGREWIWPAIAVPALVVALFYTYTRNAMVGLVAAIGVLMAEKNWRLLLALPVLGLIFLVIAPSAIISRVQSIGDLNDPSNRDRFAMLRSGVRMVQDHPLTGVGPDSVKLVYAQYRDAIYAVDDRINPHLHNVPMQIAAERGLPALALWLWFVVVASRDLWRQLRTGEHRAVAGAGVAAMVAMLVAGLFEYNFGDSEFLMLFLGLITLPYAAAFDAPAARDTSLASS; encoded by the coding sequence ATGATGACGACACCAGATTCGGGACTGCATCGCGCGGGATTCGTGCTTGTCGCGTTTTCCCTGGCGATGACACCGTTAGGCCTCTTCTATGCGCAGGCTGGGTTGTACGCGGCTGTGGTGTTGTGGCTGGTCGTCACCGCGCGGAACGGACGCTGGCGCGACCTTCCCGCCTTCACACGTCCGTTGGTGGCGTACGGGGTATGGACGTTCGTCAGCGCCGCCGCGTCGGTCAACCCGATGGCGAGTTTCGCCGACACCAAACAACTGCTTCTGTTTCTCATGGTCCCGGCTGTCGCGACGTTTGCGCGAGGCAGCCGTGCAACGCGTGTCGTGGACAGCATCATCGCTGCTGGTTCAGGCGCCGCGCTCTATGGCATCGTGCAATACAGCCTGCTTGGCTACGACACCCTGGAGAATCGGGCGGTGGGGTTCCTCGGCCACTGGATGACATTCTCGGGCGTCCTCATGCTCATCACGGGCGCCGCCCTCGCGCGCCTGCTTTATGCAGGCCGCGAGTGGATCTGGCCGGCTATTGCCGTCCCTGCGTTGGTCGTGGCGTTGTTTTACACCTACACGCGTAACGCCATGGTCGGCCTGGTCGCCGCGATCGGGGTGCTCATGGCCGAGAAGAACTGGCGGTTGCTGCTCGCTCTTCCGGTGCTGGGCCTGATCTTTCTTGTGATCGCGCCCAGCGCGATCATCAGCCGCGTCCAGTCCATCGGCGACCTGAACGACCCCAGCAATCGCGATCGTTTTGCGATGCTGCGGTCAGGCGTCCGGATGGTGCAGGATCATCCCCTGACCGGCGTCGGCCCCGACAGCGTGAAGCTGGTCTATGCACAGTATCGCGACGCCATCTACGCGGTGGATGATCGGATCAATCCCCACCTGCACAACGTGCCGATGCAGATTGCGGCCGAGCGTGGCTTGCCGGCGCTCGCTCTCTGGCTCTGGTTCGTCGTGGTCGCCTCACGCGACCTCTGGAGGCAATTGCGCACCGGGGAACACCGGGCCGTGGCAGGCGCCGGTGTCGCGGCCATGGTCGCGATGCTCGTCGCCGGCCTGTTCGAATACAACTTCGGGGATTCGGAGTTCCTGATGTTGTTCCTTGGGCTCATCACCCTGCCCTACGCCGCCGCTTTCGACGCGCCAGCCGCGCGCGATACCTCTCTGGCATCGTCATGA